CACCGCATCGGATACTATTTAAAAGCCGTGCGGGAAGGACAGGAGACCGCTGAATCACTGGGTGTGAACTCCACCCTGGTCAAGCTCTTGGCCATGGGGGCTTCAGCTTTTCTGGCGGCCTTATGCGGCGGGTTTTTCGTGCAGTACAACTTCCGGGTGGACCCGCCCATGGTTATGTCTCTGGACATGTCCATGAAATTTGTTCTCATCACCATTCTGGGCGGCTCCGGCACCTTTTTCGGTCCTTTGCTGGGCGCGGCAGTTCTCATCCCTCTTCAGGAATACAGCCGGGCCTACCTGGGGAGCCTGGGCAGCGGCGTGGATCTGATCATCTTCGGCCTGCTCATTGTGCTGGTGGTGGTGAAACAACCCAGCGGCATCATGGGAATTCTCTCGGGAATTGCCAAGAGACGCAGCCGCCGGGCCGGCCTTACCGAAGCACCTATTGAAGAAAAGGAGGAAAATTGACATGGCATTGCTTTCGGTAAAACAGGTCACCATGGCCTTTGGATCGCTCATTGCCAACAAGGACGTCTCCTTTGACGTGGAACAGGGCAGCATCGTGGGCCTGCTGGGTCCCAACGGTGCCGGCAAAACAACGTTGTTCAACTGCATCTCCGGGTACTACCGTCCCACGGCCGGGCGCATTCTTCTGGACGGCAAAGACATCACCCGGGCTCCGGCCTACAAGGTGGCCCGTATGGGTGCAGTGCGCACTTTTCAGGTGGTGCAGCCCCTAAAAGAGCTTTCCGTGCTGGAAAACGTTCTCATCGGCGCTTTTTTAAAAGAAAAATCCACTGCATCGGCCATGAATATGGCCCTGGAATGCATTGAACAGTGCCACCTGTCCCAATATACGCATTCCCCGGCCGGTGAGCTTCCCATCGGCCTGAAAAAACGACTGGAAATGGCACGAACCCTGGCCACACGCCCCCGACTGCTTATGTTGGATGAAGCCATGGCCGGACTCACCGCCACCGAAATCAACACGGCTGTAGAACTCATTCAGCAGATCCGAAAAAACGGCGTAACGCTTCTGGTGGTGGAGCACATCATGGAGGCCATCATGCCCATTGCCGACAAAGTGGTGGTGCTGGACGGGGGAGAGAAAATTGCCGAAGGTCCACCGGGGGAAATAATTGAGGACAAACAGGTGATCAAAGCATACTTTGGTGAAAAATACAGTAAGCGCATGAAACAGGAGAAACAAAATGACACCTCCCCTGCTCACGGTTGATAATATCTGCTGCGGTTATGACGGCGTTCCTGTGATCCATGGCGTTTCCATTAAGGTGTTTCCCGGGGAACTCGTGGCCATTGTGGGGACCAACGGCGCCGGGAAAACCACGCTGATGAAAACCATTGCCGGATTGATCCAGCCCACCAGCGGAAAAATTACCTTTCGAGATGAAGAAATTTCCGGCTTTGCCGGTCATAAAACCGTACAGCGGGGCATCAGCTATGTGCCCGAAGGCCGGCGGTTGTTTGGAAAACTCTCGGTGCGGGAAAACCTGGAGTTAGGAGCCTATGTGACGTCGGACAAAGGGGAAATAAACGCCCGCCTGGATGAGGTGTTTTCCCTGTTCCCCATTTTAAAATCCCGGGCCGACCAGATGACCGAAACCATGAGCGGCGGGGAGCAGCAGATGCTGGCCATTGCCCGGGGATTGATGTCCAAACCCACCTTGCTCATGCTGGATGAAATGTCGCTGGGGCTGATGCCTTCCCTGGTGGAAAAGATGATGGAGACCATCCAGACCGTGCATGAACGCGGCACCACGGTTTTGCTTGTGGAGCAGATGGTCCAGGAAGCCCTGGAGGTGGCTCACCGGGGCTATGTCATCCAGACCGGTCGCATCGTAATTTCCGGAGATGCTGGGGATCTTTTGAATTCAGATGAGGTTCGTCAGGCGTATATGGGCATGTAAGCGTTAGAACCCTTGGACGGACAGGCCACAGATGTTTATACGATGCAGAGGAAAAAAATCAAATGACCGAAAACAAAAGATATGATTCATTCATTTTAGGCGTTTGCCTTGTCATTGGTCTGGGATTGCTCGGTTTTCTTCTCGGCAATGCGCTGATCCAATTTAAACAATCGGATCGCACGGTCACGGTAAAAGGGTTGTCTGAAAGAGAATATGAAGCAGATATTGTGATCTGGCCGATCCAGTTCACGACTGTGGGCAATGAGTTGGAAGATCTGTACAGTGCCATTGACCAAAGTGCCGAACGCATTCAAACCTTTCTTCAAAATGCCGGTATCAAACAGGAGGAAATCACAGTTTCCACCCCTGCGATTGTTGACAAATCAGCGCAGCAATATGGCAACGAATCAACGCTTTTATTTCGATATACGGCATCACAGTCAGTGACCGTGTATTCAGACAATATTAAGGCCGTCAGAACGGTCATGGGAAAATTATCAGAACTGGGTAAACAGGGAATTGTTCTGACGGGTGAAAACTATGAATCCCAGACAGAATATATTTTTACACGCTTAAACGACGTAAAACCGGACATGATTGAGGAAGCCACAAAAAAAGCCCGGGAAGTGGCGGAAAAGTTTGCGTTGGATTCCAAAAGTAAACTGGGAAAAATCAAATCCGCGTCCCAGGGCCAATTTTCGATCAGCCCGAGAGATAAAAACAATCCGCATATTAAACAGATTCGGGTCGTATCAACGATTTCTTATTTTCTATCCGATTAGT
Above is a window of Desulfotignum balticum DSM 7044 DNA encoding:
- a CDS encoding ABC transporter ATP-binding protein, which codes for MTPPLLTVDNICCGYDGVPVIHGVSIKVFPGELVAIVGTNGAGKTTLMKTIAGLIQPTSGKITFRDEEISGFAGHKTVQRGISYVPEGRRLFGKLSVRENLELGAYVTSDKGEINARLDEVFSLFPILKSRADQMTETMSGGEQQMLAIARGLMSKPTLLMLDEMSLGLMPSLVEKMMETIQTVHERGTTVLLVEQMVQEALEVAHRGYVIQTGRIVISGDAGDLLNSDEVRQAYMGM
- a CDS encoding SIMPL domain-containing protein, which codes for MTENKRYDSFILGVCLVIGLGLLGFLLGNALIQFKQSDRTVTVKGLSEREYEADIVIWPIQFTTVGNELEDLYSAIDQSAERIQTFLQNAGIKQEEITVSTPAIVDKSAQQYGNESTLLFRYTASQSVTVYSDNIKAVRTVMGKLSELGKQGIVLTGENYESQTEYIFTRLNDVKPDMIEEATKKAREVAEKFALDSKSKLGKIKSASQGQFSISPRDKNNPHIKQIRVVSTISYFLSD
- a CDS encoding ABC transporter ATP-binding protein, which encodes MALLSVKQVTMAFGSLIANKDVSFDVEQGSIVGLLGPNGAGKTTLFNCISGYYRPTAGRILLDGKDITRAPAYKVARMGAVRTFQVVQPLKELSVLENVLIGAFLKEKSTASAMNMALECIEQCHLSQYTHSPAGELPIGLKKRLEMARTLATRPRLLMLDEAMAGLTATEINTAVELIQQIRKNGVTLLVVEHIMEAIMPIADKVVVLDGGEKIAEGPPGEIIEDKQVIKAYFGEKYSKRMKQEKQNDTSPAHG